Proteins encoded in a region of the Zea mays cultivar B73 chromosome 4, Zm-B73-REFERENCE-NAM-5.0, whole genome shotgun sequence genome:
- the LOC100382777 gene encoding RNA-binding protein 1-like gives MAAENYWRYADARQQQQAMVAAAAAAAGMAPAATVAAAQTVGSAAAAMNQQAAAAAMAQQAAAAPPLKRARPDFGDVSGGQDMTGYYPRETDRSGYHSLRENDTLGASYDRYLRNGMASVGANDTSRAAGMGAGLAAGMTAGMGAGMAAGMAGYGVDGQRMMGVVGMDSRGMGYGGRPEPPLPPDASSTLYIEGLPANCTRREVSHIFRPFVGFREVRLVNKESRHPGGDPHVLCFVDFDNPAQATIALEALQGYKFDEHERDSAHLRLQFSRFPGPRSAGGPRGRR, from the exons ATGGCCGCCGAGAACTACTGGAGGTACGCTGAtgcgcggcagcagcagcaggcgaTGGTGGCCGCCGCGGCGGCCGCAGCGGGGATGGCTCCCGCGGCGACCGTCGCCGCGGCCCAGACGGTCGGGAGTGCGGCGGCGGCTATGAACCAGCAggctgccgccgccgccatggCGCAGCAGGCCGCCGCTGCGCCGCCTCTCAAGCGTGCGCGCCCCGACTTCGGTG ATGTGTCTGGTGGGCAAGACATGACAGGATATTATCCACGTGAAACTGACAGGTCAGGATACCATTCCCTCAGAGAGAACGACACACTTGGGGCATCTTATGACCGTTACTTGCGCAATGGG ATGGCCTCCGTCGGTGCAAATGACACTTCTAGGGCTGCCGGGATGGGTGCTGGATTGGCTGCAGGGATGACTGCAGGGATGGGTGCTGGAATGGCTGCAGGGATGGCTGGCTATGGTGTTGATGGTCAGCGTATGATGGGTGTTGTTGGTATGGACAGCAGAGGGATGGGATATGGTGGCAGACCTGAGCCACCTCTTCCGCCTGATGCATCAAGCACTCTATATATTGAGGGCTTACCTGCAAACTGCACACGACGGGAGGTTTCAC ATATATTTCGCCCATTTGTTGGTTTTCGTGAAGTTCGTCTTGTCAACAAGGAGTCCAGACAT CCTGGTGGAGATCCACATGTGTTGTGTTTCGTTGATTTTGACAACCCTGCTCAGGCTACAATTGCTCTGGAAGCATTACAAG GTTATAAGTTTGACGAACACGAGCGTGATTCAGCCCATTTGCGTCTGCAATTCTCACGCTTTCCCGGTCCAAGGTCAGCTGGTGGGCCTCGCGGTAGGCGTTAA